A genomic segment from Necator americanus strain Aroian chromosome III, whole genome shotgun sequence encodes:
- a CDS encoding hypothetical protein (NECATOR_CHRIII.G13120.T1) has protein sequence MVCHNEELHAEVDVMYRRMTRERRQRLSRPSEVVTANRLRFFGHFMRRCSDRLVQVVLRDALRSKLKATTWT, from the coding sequence atggtgtgccataacgaagaacttcaCGCAGAAGTGGATGTGATGTACCGGAGGATGACTCGTGAAAGACGTCAGCGTCTTTCTAGGCCTTCCGAAGTGGTCACAGCGAACCGCCTTCGCTTCTTCGGTCACTTTATGAGAAGATGCTCTGATCGCCTCGTCCAAGTTGTCCTGAGGGATGCTCTGCGATCCAAGTTGAAAGCGACTACCTGGACTTGA